In Streptomyces sp. NBC_00341, the DNA window CTGGTCGTGTAGCGACCACCGGTTATGGAAGTGGCGTGCTTCCACAGATCGTTGGGCTTTTGCAGCTGTACCTCGCCGTGGAGCCCCTTCTCGTCGACATCGGGATACAGCGTCAGTTCGCCATCCGTCCAGCGGACGATGAGGTCGTCGCGGTCGGCCCCGGTGAAGTCGCCCGCGGCCATGGTCTCGGCGTGCTTCCAGGTGCCGTTGGGCGCGATGAGACGAATCTCCCTGTCGAAGTTGTCGCCTTCCTCCCCGGCACCTCGGTACAAGGTCAACTCGCCGTCGGACCAGCGCACGATCAGGTCGGAGTAGTCCCAGGAACCCGGATTACCGTCAGTGAAGTAGCCACCCGCCATGACCTCGGCATGCTGCCAGGTCTCAGCTTTGCCCAAAACACCACGGCCCGCCGGCTGACGGTTGTTGACCGCGTCGTCGTACAGCGACTTGGCGTCACCGTCGAGGTAGGAGCTGTAGGAGATCTCGTCCTTGTCGCCGCCCGTCTTCCAGCCGCCGATCACGCCGATGATGCCCCAGTCGCTGCCTCGCTTGATGAGGAACGGCCCACCGGACGCACCACCCGAGTACTTGTCACAGGCGATGCGCAGGAAGCTGCCCGGGATCTTAGGGTCGGTGCTGTCGTATCGGACGGTCTTGTCCGTGCAGTCCAGCGGGCGCTTCTGGTTGGCCGGGTAACCGATGAGGCGGGTGGGGTTGTGGTTGTACCCGGCATTGATCATCAACTCGGCGCCGCCGACAACGTCCTCGACGTTCTTGCCGCCGCGCGGTTCGAGCAGCAGGAAGTTGAAGTCGAGGTCGGCCGCGGCGTCCGGGCCCTTGGCCAGGTACCGCTTGTCGACGTAGATACGTCCGGGCTTGACAGTGAAGGAGCCGTG includes these proteins:
- a CDS encoding serine protease, which produces MRAAKPVKEQEAKHFPAPPRTGRAASQPFEGLPIVGTFFWNDGTATGRFCGGTVVKSPGKNIVMSAGHCFDDQDARKNLAFVPQYDDGKKPHGSFTVKPGRIYVDKRYLAKGPDAAADLDFNFLLLEPRGGKNVEDVVGGAELMINAGYNHNPTRLIGYPANQKRPLDCTDKTVRYDSTDPKIPGSFLRIACDKYSGGASGGPFLIKRGSDWGIIGVIGGWKTGGDKDEISYSSYLDGDAKSLYDDAVNNRQPAGRGVLGKAETWQHAEVMAGGYFTDGNPGSWDYSDLIVRWSDGELTLYRGAGEEGDNFDREIRLIAPNGTWKHAETMAAGDFTGADRDDLIVRWTDGELTLYPDVDEKGLHGEVQLQKPNDLWKHATSITGGRYTTSNKWADDLLVRWSDGEVTLYTDVNRDGFHGEKKLAAPNGTWKHAATITSGDFTGNDQHDLIVRWTDGELTLYKDVDQNGFHGESQVKKPNRLWTHATVLGAGDYTDNRHPDDFLVRWSDGEVSMYPDVDETGLNREITLVYPPV